The genomic interval CTATTGGTTCCAAAACCAGAGAGCAAGAGAGAGGCAGAAGCTCAGACAAAGACTTGCTATGCAGCTAGTCCTTCCTAACCTTAACTTTAATAACCAGTTAATCCACACCTTTGAAGAacctcctcttcatcttcaagtACTGGTCTCTCTTTTATCTTATATTTCTTAAATAAtcctgcatgcatgcatgcatgcatgttgctgatgtatatattttgtttcaattatcAGGAAGGAACTCAGGATGCAGACCAGGCAATGAATTTACTGAGCAAGTTGGATGCTAATGGGAAGAATGAAGTAATCGGCATGGAGAGTGGTATCGGTACGAGTTACGGTTATGATGTTCATCCATGCAGCAGGCCTCTCATAACGCTGGATCTTTTCCCTTGCAAAAGTACTGGTCTGAGAGATGAGTGCAGTCCCTCCTCCAAGAACTCATCTTGCTCCACTTACACTGatctataaaatatttcaaatgtttCATCTCTAGTGCTGTTCCATTATGTCCcatcttgttctttttcttatctCTAACTAGTCTTCTTGCTTTTAAGGATGTTGTCCTTGTAGCCATTTTAGTGAAATTCTCATGACAACTCCATGCACTActttttttccatatattttaacttctttcttttcagaaaCTTATG from Dioscorea cayenensis subsp. rotundata cultivar TDr96_F1 chromosome 7, TDr96_F1_v2_PseudoChromosome.rev07_lg8_w22 25.fasta, whole genome shotgun sequence carries:
- the LOC120265337 gene encoding WUSCHEL-related homeobox 3A-like; translated protein: MPQTPSTRWCPTPEQKMELENMFISGLQRPDASQIQMITAYLSCYGKIEGKNVFYWFQNQRARERQKLRQRLAMQLVLPNLNFNNQLIHTFEEPPLHLQEGTQDADQAMNLLSKLDANGKNEVIGMESGIGTSYGYDVHPCSRPLITLDLFPCKSTGLRDECSPSSKNSSCSTYTDL